A section of the Candidatus Acidiferrales bacterium genome encodes:
- a CDS encoding methyltransferase domain-containing protein has product MSQYIHGTSSEEQQRLTLLNTILLNEACLEELALSGGERILDVGSGLGQFSRAMARKAGAAVLGIERSREQIEEAIHQAKTDREEKLTEFREGDARQLPLREEEWGTFDLATARFVLEHVPDPLNVVKQMVKAVRKGGRIVLADDDHDILRLYPEVPEFADLWAAYMQTYAKLGNDPIVGRRLVSILHEAGALPVRNTWIFFGSCKGEKRFDVYIDNLIGVIDGARGEIVRQGLFEERKFDRIITSFQSWREGPDPSLWYAVSWAEGTKR; this is encoded by the coding sequence ATGTCGCAGTACATACATGGAACAAGTTCTGAAGAGCAGCAGCGCCTCACGCTCCTGAATACCATTCTCCTGAACGAAGCCTGCCTGGAAGAACTCGCACTTTCCGGGGGAGAAAGAATCCTCGACGTGGGAAGCGGATTAGGCCAGTTTTCTCGAGCGATGGCAAGAAAGGCGGGAGCTGCCGTCCTCGGTATTGAGAGGAGCCGCGAACAAATTGAGGAGGCAATACATCAGGCGAAGACGGATCGTGAGGAAAAATTGACGGAGTTTCGCGAGGGCGACGCGAGACAACTCCCTCTCCGTGAAGAAGAGTGGGGAACATTCGACTTGGCAACCGCACGATTTGTCCTCGAGCACGTTCCTGATCCGTTGAATGTGGTGAAACAGATGGTGAAAGCGGTTAGGAAAGGAGGACGTATCGTTCTCGCAGATGACGACCACGATATCCTAAGGTTATACCCGGAAGTACCGGAGTTTGCGGATCTGTGGGCGGCATATATGCAAACGTACGCTAAACTCGGGAACGATCCGATTGTCGGAAGGAGGCTCGTTTCTATCCTGCATGAGGCAGGGGCTCTCCCCGTCAGAAACACATGGATTTTTTTCGGAAGCTGCAAAGGCGAAAAGCGTTTTGATGTATACATCGACAATCTGATCGGAGTCATTGATGGAGCTAGAGGAGAAATAGTCCGGCAGGGACTTTTCGAAGAAAGAAAATTTGATCGGATAATAACATCCTTCCAAAGTTGGCGCGAAGGGCCGGACCCATCGTTGTGGTACGCTGTTTCCTGGGCTGAAGGGACTAAACGATGA
- a CDS encoding T9SS type A sorting domain-containing protein, whose translation MVSGMFYTMTNSPAPPPVQSAGGASSIPMEFSLTQNYPNPFNPTTVISYRSPVMSNVTLKVYDVLGREVKTLVNQRETAGSHSVTFSAGDLPSGVYFYRLQAGSYSATRKLLLLK comes from the coding sequence TTGGTAAGCGGCATGTTCTACACCATGACGAATTCTCCGGCACCGCCTCCTGTGCAGTCTGCAGGCGGCGCCTCAAGCATTCCCATGGAATTTAGTTTGACGCAGAACTATCCGAACCCGTTCAATCCAACGACAGTCATCAGTTATCGCTCGCCAGTCATGAGTAATGTCACTTTGAAAGTTTATGATGTTCTCGGAAGAGAAGTAAAAACATTGGTCAACCAACGCGAGACCGCCGGAAGTCATTCGGTAACTTTCAGTGCCGGCGATTTGCCGAGTGGAGTATACTTCTACCGCCTGCAGGCGGGGAGCTATAGTGCAACGAGGAAACTCTTGTTGTTGAAATAA
- a CDS encoding MBL fold metallo-hydrolase translates to MRLTEKLHLLKIDFEIELSPAKKLPRFVNVLIIFGDRITLIDTGVKGSEEKIFAYIEENNRKFSEIAAVILSHSHPDHIGSAARIKELTGCDVLAHRDEISWIENIEIQNKERPVPGFFNLVDRSIKVDRSLSGGEILKADSDVTLRIIHSPGHSKGSVNIHFDEDKILFTADSIPLKNDIPNYDDYFALMRSLERIRTSSNYSTLLTSWTPPLTSSLEIKNLIDEGESYMLRLDDAVRTTYTGKESTPLSFCRTVIQQLGLPPFLVSPVVDKAFRSHLRIIS, encoded by the coding sequence GTGAGACTCACAGAGAAATTACATCTACTTAAGATCGATTTTGAAATAGAACTGAGTCCGGCGAAGAAACTTCCAAGGTTCGTCAACGTTCTCATTATCTTTGGAGACAGGATAACGTTGATTGACACCGGTGTCAAAGGAAGTGAAGAAAAAATTTTCGCGTACATAGAAGAGAACAATAGAAAATTTTCCGAGATCGCGGCAGTGATACTATCGCATTCGCATCCTGACCATATAGGCTCGGCTGCTAGGATCAAGGAGCTGACAGGCTGTGACGTATTAGCGCACCGGGATGAAATTAGCTGGATTGAGAATATCGAGATTCAGAACAAAGAGAGACCGGTGCCGGGTTTTTTCAACCTGGTCGATAGGTCCATTAAGGTCGACAGGTCATTGAGCGGCGGAGAAATCTTGAAAGCCGACAGCGATGTCACTCTGAGAATAATCCATTCGCCGGGACACTCAAAGGGCTCGGTGAATATTCATTTCGACGAGGATAAGATCCTATTTACCGCCGATTCGATTCCGCTGAAGAATGACATTCCGAATTATGACGATTACTTCGCCTTGATGAGATCTCTTGAGCGGATAAGAACAAGCAGCAACTACAGTACGTTGCTCACATCATGGACACCTCCTTTGACGAGCAGTCTTGAAATAAAGAACTTAATCGACGAGGGGGAGAGCTATATGTTGAGATTGGATGATGCCGTCAGGACAACATATACAGGAAAGGAATCAACACCGTTATCATTCTGTCGAACAGTGATACAGCAGCTGGGTTTGCCGCCATTCTTGGTGAGTCCGGTGGTCGATAAGGCCTTTAGAAGTCACCTGCGGATCATTAGTTAG
- a CDS encoding glucoamylase family protein — protein MRRPSSSIYSQMIFRSCLLTIVGLQCLTVPRTLAQSIHYPQRSYILDDFDNDTTTNVNDFFGTRGVWYDSAALIDASYISAGGRNYSLRLTYDVSDPSAQCGWWEKFTYLYSDPDNPVFDISDFDEFRFSVRGDSSYAARFYIEFVQGNFQKQKRIEVDGITASFQEKVIPLKDSLAGFDLTQIRHVAVVLDSSLTKKRGDLYFDNFYFVNKHEGYSNDSTFLDLISKKAFRYFVEQVDPVTGLVRDRAGNFDLTSIAAVGFQLTALGIGAERGWITRDSAASDAKKILNTLSARQDSSANGSNGFKGFYYHMMGIGTGLRDGTSELSSIDASLFFAGVMFAREYFNGSASGEIQIRALADTIIDRVNWRWMLDALKNQFYMAWTPADGFSYSHWDYYTDEAILVSFLAIGSGKVDPSVFYAWQRVPAAYGDYTFRQSWWGSLFTYLFAHCWIDFKKCGYDQCQDSVNWWDNSVQAVKADRQFCIDSSASYSTYSDSSWGLTACFGPGGYNGGMSKSYGAFPLADPPANHDGTIAPYGAGGSIVFFDPENNESIHALKNYYNNYPRLWGIYGFKDAFNLGRTADSTDDWYANDYVGLDVGTLLLMIENYRTGLVWNYFSKNKQVAAAIKAIFNKDIAAVKKNAGDIPLSNSLHHNFPNPFNPSTVISYRLSAVSDVTLKVYDVLGREVKTLVDEHQTAGNYSVTLNAANLPSGVYFYRLQAGSYIATKKLLLLK, from the coding sequence ATGAGACGTCCATCAAGCTCAATTTATTCACAGATGATCTTCAGGAGTTGCCTATTAACGATTGTTGGTCTCCAATGTCTGACGGTCCCCCGCACCCTTGCACAATCGATTCATTATCCGCAGAGAAGTTATATCCTGGATGATTTTGACAACGACACAACAACAAACGTCAATGATTTTTTTGGCACAAGGGGAGTGTGGTATGATAGTGCTGCTCTCATTGATGCGAGTTATATCTCCGCAGGTGGCAGAAACTATTCGCTGAGACTTACATATGACGTAAGCGATCCGTCAGCGCAATGCGGGTGGTGGGAAAAGTTTACATATCTCTATAGCGATCCGGACAATCCCGTATTTGACATAAGCGATTTCGATGAGTTCAGATTTTCTGTCAGAGGAGACAGCTCGTACGCGGCAAGGTTTTACATCGAGTTTGTCCAGGGGAATTTCCAGAAACAGAAACGCATTGAAGTTGATGGAATTACGGCGAGCTTCCAGGAAAAAGTAATCCCGTTAAAAGACTCCTTGGCGGGATTTGATCTCACGCAGATAAGGCATGTCGCTGTCGTCTTGGATAGTTCTCTTACTAAAAAGAGAGGGGATCTTTATTTCGATAATTTTTACTTTGTCAATAAACATGAAGGTTATTCGAACGACAGCACTTTCCTTGATTTGATCAGTAAAAAGGCGTTCAGATATTTTGTCGAACAGGTTGATCCGGTCACCGGCCTTGTTCGCGACCGCGCCGGCAACTTTGACTTGACGAGCATCGCGGCAGTCGGTTTTCAATTAACTGCACTGGGTATCGGCGCCGAAAGAGGCTGGATCACGCGAGACTCTGCGGCTTCCGATGCGAAAAAAATCTTGAATACCCTCAGCGCCCGTCAGGATTCAAGTGCAAATGGAAGCAACGGGTTCAAAGGATTCTATTATCATATGATGGGAATAGGCACGGGCTTGAGAGATGGAACAAGCGAGCTTTCGTCGATCGATGCTTCTCTCTTTTTCGCCGGCGTCATGTTTGCGAGAGAGTATTTCAACGGATCTGCTTCCGGTGAAATTCAGATAAGGGCATTGGCCGATACCATCATCGATAGAGTAAACTGGCGCTGGATGCTGGATGCGCTGAAGAATCAATTCTACATGGCATGGACTCCTGCCGATGGCTTCAGCTATTCTCACTGGGATTATTATACCGACGAAGCAATTCTCGTTTCATTTCTGGCAATCGGATCGGGGAAAGTTGATCCGAGTGTCTTCTATGCATGGCAAAGGGTTCCGGCTGCATACGGAGATTACACTTTTCGGCAGAGCTGGTGGGGATCACTCTTCACATATCTGTTCGCTCATTGTTGGATCGATTTTAAAAAATGCGGTTACGACCAGTGCCAGGATTCGGTGAACTGGTGGGATAATTCCGTACAGGCGGTCAAAGCAGACCGGCAGTTCTGCATCGATAGTTCGGCGAGTTATTCGACTTACAGCGACAGCAGCTGGGGATTGACGGCCTGCTTCGGACCCGGGGGATATAACGGTGGCATGTCAAAGAGTTACGGGGCTTTTCCGTTGGCTGATCCGCCGGCCAACCACGATGGGACTATTGCACCATACGGCGCCGGTGGCAGCATAGTATTTTTCGATCCGGAAAATAATGAATCTATACATGCGTTGAAGAACTATTACAACAATTATCCTCGATTATGGGGAATCTATGGTTTCAAGGACGCTTTCAATTTGGGAAGAACCGCCGACTCGACTGACGATTGGTATGCGAACGACTATGTGGGACTCGATGTCGGGACATTATTATTAATGATCGAGAACTACAGAACCGGTCTGGTGTGGAATTATTTTTCAAAGAACAAGCAGGTTGCGGCGGCGATAAAAGCGATTTTTAACAAGGACATAGCGGCTGTTAAGAAAAATGCCGGCGATATTCCGCTGAGCAATTCGCTTCATCACAACTTCCCCAATCCATTCAATCCTTCGACGGTCATTAGCTATCGGCTTTCTGCAGTCAGCGATGTTACGCTGAAAGTCTACGATGTGCTCGGACGAGAAGTAAAAACTCTGGTCGACGAACACCAGACCGCGGGGAATTATTCTGTTACACTTAATGCAGCAAATCTTCCCAGCGGCGTATACTTCTACCGCTTGCAGGCTGGAAGCTATATTGCAACGAAGAAACTTTTGCTTTTGAAATAG
- a CDS encoding T9SS type A sorting domain-containing protein, with product MVNRTYVFVFMLVTFPSETIFGQMIQLTDQWGTVDVKSGEYRVYNNVWGASTPQTLTVDTGSTYFTINSTGHNLPSNGAPASYPFILKGSHFGGTPTPMNDPFPIVVSKIQNCSTTWNISGTTAPGVWDCAYDIWFVQNGNNKLEMMIWINYQGPQPAGGQVTTATINGISWQVWWNNSSTLSYRIVTKRDSCNLDIRNFMNDAVTRGYLDTAWSLGAVEAGFEIWQNGAGLTSDSFSVDTETVTEVDGPVDIRPSGFRLEQNYPNPFNPSTVINYQLAMNSQVTLKVYDVLGREVETLLSEPQTVGSHSVTFNATNLPSGVYFYRLQVVDPVRGTGSYTATKRLLLLK from the coding sequence ATGGTGAATAGAACATATGTTTTCGTTTTTATGCTTGTTACTTTTCCGTCTGAAACCATTTTTGGTCAGATGATTCAGCTTACTGACCAGTGGGGAACAGTCGATGTCAAAAGCGGAGAGTATCGAGTGTATAATAATGTTTGGGGTGCATCAACGCCGCAGACATTAACGGTCGACACGGGTTCAACATATTTTACAATTAATTCGACAGGACATAATTTGCCGAGCAACGGTGCCCCGGCCTCCTATCCATTCATTCTCAAGGGGAGCCACTTTGGCGGTACGCCGACTCCAATGAATGATCCCTTCCCTATTGTGGTTTCAAAAATACAAAATTGTTCGACGACCTGGAATATAAGCGGCACAACTGCACCTGGAGTCTGGGATTGCGCGTATGACATTTGGTTTGTTCAAAATGGGAACAACAAACTTGAGATGATGATATGGATCAACTATCAGGGTCCTCAGCCGGCAGGCGGACAGGTGACAACCGCAACCATAAATGGTATTTCCTGGCAAGTCTGGTGGAATAATTCGAGCACCCTTTCGTACAGGATAGTCACCAAGCGGGACAGTTGTAATCTTGACATAAGAAATTTTATGAACGATGCGGTGACTCGCGGCTATCTGGATACCGCGTGGAGTCTTGGCGCTGTCGAAGCGGGATTTGAAATCTGGCAGAACGGCGCCGGTCTGACATCGGATTCATTCTCGGTTGATACGGAGACAGTGACGGAGGTGGATGGTCCGGTTGACATCCGGCCAAGCGGTTTCCGGCTGGAGCAGAATTATCCGAACCCTTTCAACCCATCAACGGTGATTAATTATCAATTGGCAATGAACAGCCAAGTTACTCTGAAGGTTTACGATGTTCTTGGAAGAGAAGTAGAGACTTTATTGAGCGAGCCACAAACTGTAGGAAGTCATTCGGTAACTTTCAACGCGACCAACTTGCCGAGCGGAGTGTACTTTTACAGATTGCAGGTTGTAGATCCCGTTCGCGGGACCGGAAGCTACACTGCGACGAAGAGACTATTGCTATTGAAATAG
- a CDS encoding sugar-binding protein, translating to MKVRKFLLPIACLIIVSGFTQAKTNRRDKVSKVVSNQWVIPKTEIAPSLDGMVDPVWNAIDNQPLEYFNCSAEPVTKWSDFSGWCKLMWDNNNLYGLFYVMDDVVDTTSGVDWQMDGVDVYIDPGNTHTSGSILTGLQRQFSFRLPQKIDSVEAVYGHGLQYRWFLDAASISGGGPMGYYVEFQFPLDSLGIVPCAGQKFSLELQEDDNDGTPSGRIHISKWANATGLDNDWQQTLHWGNAVLGDTTTGADVDNTYSYVFMKTPAPPALTARTVTDGYPSDPAWSCANQLTMVNPGQGASWPSGPQDQDWRFYGLYDNNNIYGFFIVYDATVDSTSFIDWQMDGVDVYFDPGNIHSSGSTLTGLQRQFSFRLPQKVDSVENVIGKGCQYKWRVLPNTGNDSVFSSCRGYAVQFQFSLDSLGISPGQGTRFSFELQTDDNDGDGRSHVTKWWNTSLMDDDWQNTSHWGNAKLGPSFIIITPNAPSAPTLANPVNGSTGVINHPTLSWNASTGAETYGIQVSTDPTFVTTNYDTAEVPATGLTVNRLLYETKYYWRVNASNYGGTSGWSSIWNFTTCAPPPYAPALISVKDVPFDQGGKVQLIWHASLLDTNVNAMPYYCIWRAIPQSATRGVMLKNSVDKLGVPGKARKMRVTNTGAGSLAWEWLADQPAHKDSLYSYAASTLNDSMQGNEGIEYFMVSAQTADPNVFYDSNIQTGYSVDNIPPLPPQSVVASIVSGKVVLRWSANTEPDLKDYLVYRSDSTIPDSDKMPPYDTASGTVYTDMHPLAGQTAYYVLRAEDIHGNLSSVSNQVSAVATGVENQHSGIPTEYSLGQNYPNPFNPTTVISYQLPVVSNVTLRVYDVLGREVETLVNERQTAGNYSVTIDARDLPSGLYFYRLQAGSYTATKKLLLLK from the coding sequence ATGAAAGTTCGAAAATTCTTACTGCCAATTGCTTGCTTAATCATAGTGTCAGGTTTTACGCAAGCGAAAACAAACCGTCGCGACAAAGTTTCCAAAGTCGTCTCAAACCAGTGGGTAATTCCAAAGACAGAAATTGCACCAAGTCTCGATGGTATGGTAGATCCGGTGTGGAATGCCATCGACAACCAGCCTCTTGAATACTTCAATTGCAGTGCCGAGCCCGTAACCAAGTGGTCGGACTTTTCTGGATGGTGCAAGCTGATGTGGGATAACAACAATCTTTACGGCTTGTTCTATGTCATGGATGACGTCGTCGATACGACGTCAGGTGTTGACTGGCAGATGGATGGCGTGGATGTCTACATTGATCCGGGAAACACTCACACTTCCGGGAGCATCCTCACCGGACTACAGCGACAATTTTCTTTCAGACTCCCACAGAAAATTGACTCGGTTGAGGCGGTCTACGGTCATGGCCTCCAGTACAGATGGTTCCTGGATGCAGCTTCGATAAGCGGTGGCGGTCCGATGGGGTACTATGTGGAGTTCCAGTTTCCATTGGACAGCCTCGGCATAGTGCCATGCGCAGGCCAGAAGTTCAGTCTCGAACTCCAGGAAGACGACAATGATGGGACTCCGTCAGGGCGAATTCATATTTCGAAGTGGGCAAACGCAACTGGCCTGGATAATGATTGGCAGCAGACCCTGCACTGGGGCAATGCCGTTCTTGGAGATACCACCACGGGGGCCGATGTCGACAACACTTATTCGTACGTTTTCATGAAGACTCCTGCACCTCCTGCACTTACCGCGCGCACAGTGACGGACGGCTACCCAAGCGATCCCGCTTGGAGCTGCGCCAACCAGCTTACCATGGTCAATCCCGGCCAGGGTGCCTCATGGCCTTCTGGTCCGCAGGATCAAGATTGGCGCTTTTATGGATTGTACGATAATAACAACATCTATGGGTTCTTCATAGTTTATGACGCTACCGTAGATAGCACGAGCTTCATCGATTGGCAGATGGACGGCGTGGATGTCTATTTTGATCCGGGAAACATTCACTCTTCCGGGAGCACGCTCACTGGACTACAGCGCCAATTTTCGTTCAGACTCCCACAGAAAGTCGACTCGGTTGAGAACGTAATTGGCAAGGGTTGCCAGTATAAATGGAGGGTTTTGCCTAATACGGGGAACGATTCTGTGTTCAGCTCTTGCAGAGGCTACGCCGTGCAGTTCCAGTTTTCTCTGGACAGCCTTGGGATATCGCCCGGTCAGGGAACGCGATTCAGTTTTGAGTTGCAGACTGATGACAATGACGGAGATGGGCGCAGCCACGTAACCAAATGGTGGAATACTTCGCTGATGGATGACGATTGGCAGAATACTTCTCACTGGGGCAATGCAAAACTAGGTCCCTCTTTCATAATTATTACACCGAATGCTCCTTCCGCGCCGACCCTCGCGAATCCTGTGAACGGTTCGACTGGCGTTATCAATCATCCGACACTCTCCTGGAATGCGAGCACGGGAGCAGAAACCTATGGGATTCAGGTTTCGACGGACCCGACATTTGTAACAACAAACTATGACACCGCTGAAGTACCGGCGACTGGTTTGACGGTGAACAGATTACTTTATGAAACGAAATACTACTGGAGAGTCAACGCCAGCAACTATGGGGGCACAAGCGGCTGGTCAAGCATATGGAATTTCACAACATGCGCACCGCCCCCTTATGCACCCGCTTTGATTTCTGTCAAAGATGTACCATTCGATCAAGGCGGCAAGGTTCAGCTTATCTGGCACGCTTCACTGCTCGACACGAATGTTAACGCCATGCCATACTACTGCATATGGCGTGCAATTCCGCAATCGGCAACCCGGGGCGTCATGTTGAAAAATTCAGTCGACAAGTTGGGCGTCCCAGGCAAAGCCAGAAAAATGAGGGTAACAAACACCGGCGCAGGATCGCTTGCGTGGGAGTGGCTCGCGGATCAGCCTGCGCACAAGGACAGCCTGTACTCGTATGCTGCATCGACGCTGAACGATTCGATGCAAGGGAATGAAGGTATAGAATACTTCATGGTCTCGGCTCAGACGGCTGATCCGAACGTTTTCTATGATTCGAATATTCAAACCGGCTATTCGGTCGACAACATTCCGCCGCTACCACCACAGAGTGTAGTTGCTTCGATCGTGTCGGGGAAAGTGGTGCTGCGCTGGTCTGCGAACACTGAGCCCGATCTTAAGGATTACCTCGTGTATCGAAGCGACAGCACGATCCCCGATTCCGACAAGATGCCTCCCTACGACACGGCATCGGGTACGGTGTACACCGACATGCATCCGTTGGCTGGCCAGACGGCATATTACGTCCTACGAGCCGAGGACATCCATGGAAACCTCAGCAGTGTCAGTAATCAGGTCTCCGCGGTAGCGACTGGTGTTGAGAATCAGCACTCAGGAATTCCGACCGAATACAGCCTTGGACAGAACTATCCGAACCCGTTTAATCCGACAACGGTCATCAGTTATCAGCTGCCGGTTGTTAGCAATGTCACGCTGAGAGTTTACGATGTGCTCGGAAGAGAAGTCGAGACGCTGGTGAACGAACGCCAGACGGCAGGAAATTATTCGGTGACCATCGACGCTAGAGACCTCCCGAGCGGACTTTATTTCTATCGCCTTCAGGCGGGAAGCTACACTGCAACGAAGAAGCTCTTGCTTTTGAAATGA
- a CDS encoding T9SS type A sorting domain-containing protein: protein MSRKYFIALILAVGIGFTLTTANAQEFPVAVGGDSTFAQGGAFDGTHYLWGLVSNHNDLSAQFVGTGVSLYGPRFSLGATGTGLSIAFDGTNYLAVWTDPFPFFASGDTNGIGDLHGQFINTSGSLVGTPFTIVTGVNIKFGQGRGELIFTGTDYLLMYEKGGNHQDHLYGQLIDKSGGLVGSPIQISSGYAREMATGFDGTNYLTAWCEGSEVHEYIYGQFVSKQGALVGSNFLIDGSPNASDNPVSVAFDGSRYLVAFHDEAVYGASSSIWNLYGRFVSTSGTVAPNEITICDSSKSPFVPMLAFDGTNYLATWIENAGLMRVMGRFFCTTGVPVDTAFVVFDTLGGKMAMGGVSDFANGHYRLGATLLSPNLSGGDVYGKLIVPLTVGGNSLLGTWTKTNGPADVLTYYFNSGSVVTMTMDFDTMMTSDYSVDSSVTPHHISWYAGNGKLGDLGIWQMNGDTLLVKATGGDTTTFPTSFGTETKYPSVATSYAKVKQTTGVKGNQNTAAKGFALLQNYPNPFNPSTVIGYQLSTVSNVTLKIYDVLGREVKILVDERQPAGTHSATFNAASLPSGVYFYRLQAGSFSETKKLLLLK from the coding sequence ATGTCTAGAAAATATTTCATCGCTTTAATATTGGCTGTTGGCATCGGCTTTACGCTGACAACTGCAAACGCCCAGGAATTCCCCGTAGCAGTGGGAGGCGATTCGACATTTGCTCAGGGCGGGGCTTTTGACGGTACCCACTATTTGTGGGGGCTGGTCTCAAATCATAATGATCTTTCCGCTCAGTTCGTCGGCACCGGCGTGAGTCTGTACGGACCAAGGTTCTCATTGGGAGCGACAGGTACCGGCTTGTCGATCGCGTTCGATGGAACGAATTATCTCGCAGTGTGGACAGACCCCTTCCCGTTCTTTGCCAGCGGCGACACGAATGGCATTGGTGACCTTCACGGACAATTCATAAACACATCCGGAAGTCTGGTGGGAACACCATTCACGATTGTCACCGGCGTCAACATAAAATTCGGTCAGGGTCGCGGAGAACTTATTTTTACAGGTACGGATTACCTTTTAATGTATGAGAAGGGCGGCAATCATCAGGATCATCTATACGGACAACTAATAGACAAATCGGGCGGTCTTGTAGGAAGCCCGATCCAGATTAGCAGCGGCTATGCGCGGGAGATGGCGACCGGCTTTGATGGTACGAACTATCTGACGGCATGGTGCGAAGGGTCCGAGGTTCACGAGTATATCTATGGCCAGTTTGTCAGCAAACAAGGCGCGCTTGTCGGCTCTAACTTTTTGATTGACGGCAGCCCCAACGCGAGCGACAATCCCGTGTCTGTGGCCTTTGACGGTTCAAGATATCTTGTAGCGTTTCACGATGAAGCTGTGTACGGTGCGAGCTCGAGCATCTGGAATCTCTACGGCCGCTTCGTTTCCACTTCGGGCACAGTCGCACCGAATGAGATAACGATCTGCGATTCGAGCAAGAGTCCGTTTGTCCCTATGCTTGCGTTTGACGGCACAAACTACCTCGCAACGTGGATAGAAAATGCCGGACTTATGCGAGTAATGGGAAGGTTCTTCTGTACGACCGGTGTGCCGGTCGATACCGCATTCGTGGTGTTCGATACATTGGGTGGTAAAATGGCGATGGGTGGTGTATCCGACTTCGCAAACGGGCATTATAGGCTGGGTGCTACACTGCTGAGTCCGAATCTTTCCGGCGGCGACGTGTATGGAAAACTTATTGTGCCGTTAACAGTTGGAGGAAATTCCTTGCTCGGGACATGGACGAAAACAAACGGACCGGCGGATGTGCTGACGTATTATTTCAACAGCGGTTCAGTCGTTACCATGACGATGGATTTCGATACCATGATGACCTCCGACTATTCGGTCGATTCGTCCGTCACCCCTCACCACATATCATGGTACGCCGGTAATGGAAAGTTAGGAGACCTCGGGATATGGCAGATGAATGGGGATACGCTGCTGGTGAAAGCGACCGGCGGCGATACGACAACGTTTCCGACGTCTTTCGGCACTGAGACCAAATATCCCTCTGTAGCCACCAGCTATGCAAAAGTTAAACAAACGACCGGTGTCAAAGGAAATCAAAACACTGCGGCAAAAGGATTTGCTCTACTGCAGAATTACCCTAATCCTTTTAACCCGTCGACAGTCATCGGCTATCAACTCTCCACGGTCAGCAATGTCACGCTGAAGATTTACGATGTTCTTGGAAGAGAAGTGAAGATATTAGTTGACGAGCGCCAGCCTGCCGGTACTCATTCTGCCACTTTTAATGCGGCCAGCTTACCGAGCGGAGTGTACTTTTACAGGCTACAAGCAGGAAGTTTCAGTGAGACAAAGAAACTTTTGCTATTGAAATAA